TGGCACACCTGTCCCCGCTGCCCACCTCGACTGCCAGGCCCAGCAAGCCCATatcctgcagctgctgcagcagGGCCACCTCAATCAGGCCTTCCAGCAGGTATGCCAGGCAGTAGGTCCAGGTGAGGGTCAGGTGTCTCCTGACAGGGCCCACACACCATGCTCTACCTTGCAGGCTTGGGGTGGTCTGGCCCTAGTGCACTGTTCTTGGTTCTCTTTGGCTTCAGGCCATTTcccctgctttcccctctgcccaGACCCTTTCTTTCTACCTCCGCCTACCTTGCTTCATGACCACCCTTTTTAGGAAACCTTTCCTGATCCCCCAGAGTAACAACACAGCTCTCTATTACTGTCTCTAGGCCCCTGAGCATCCCGCCTCTGGAGCTCAGTGCCCTCTTCTGATCATCCTCACCCGAGCCACACAGCCAGACCAGCAGGTTCTCCGTTCTGACCTTAGCTATAATCACCATTCTCTCCCTAGGCTCTGACAGCTGCTGACCTGAACCTGGTGCTGTATGTGTGTGAAACTGTGGACCCAGGGCAGGTTTTTGGGCAGCCACCCTGCCCACTCTCCCAGCCTGTGCTCCTTTCCCTCATCCAGCAGCTGGCCTCTGACCTTGGTACTCGAACTGACCTCAAGCTCAGGTGAGTGGACTCGGGGATCAGGAGACAGGCTGGGGTGAAGGTGGAGGAGTAGACCAAGCAGAGACTCCTGCCTGATTCTGCTTCCTAATTTTCTCCACCAaacccctctgtccccacccatcTCCAGTTTTGAGGCCCCCCTTTGTCAGCagtccctctgggcctcagtgccACTAGGGGGCACTCCCATCTGCTGGAGCCCACCTGCATCCTGTGCCTTTCTTCCACCACAGCTACCTGGAAGAGGCTGTGATGCACCTGGACCACAGTGACCCCATCACTCGGGACCACATGGGCTCCGTCATGGCCCAGGTGCGCCAGAAGCTCTTCCAGTTCCTGCAGGCTGAGCCACACAACTCACTTGGCAAAGTGGCCCGGCGTCTCAGCCTCATGCTGCATGGCCTTGTAACCCCTAGCCTCCCTTAGCTAAGCCTGCCttgccctggggtggggaggcacgGAAGGCCAGCAAACAGGCCTAGGCCAAAGCAGGGTCATGTCTACTCTTTTACCTGCTCAAGCTCCCATCTCAGGGGTGTTTGAGGGGAGAGCACTGGCTGTGGTCTACAGGTTGTGGTAGCCAGCAGGTTTAGGCTGGGCCCAGGGTGGGTATTGTGCCTTCTTGGGTTCTGCCATGCCTGGAGCATGACCCCTGAGATCGTGACACCACTTGAGTTGAATTTTCCATGTTCCTTTTTACCTCCGATTtggatctttttgtttttgaaaaatattgagaaattcAATTAAATGCTTTTGGAATAAAATGGAGTATGTGTGTGCTTTTGGTGTACTTTGTTAAgggcttctgttctctctcccttctctcttccctgtgtgGAATTCTGTCTAGGCAGACCCAGGTGCCTGGACACCCACCCTCATCTGCACAGCTGCCTTCCTAGATCCCCTTTCCATCTCTGAGACAGGGGCCCTGGGGTCAGCTCTGCAATTGCCTGTGTCCCCAGCTCTTCCCTCGGGGGTTCCTCCCCTCCTTCGCCGCTCTGGGTACTGGGGCGGGGCGCCAACTGGCTTTGGGCCCCGCCTCCGGCTCCCATCCAATCACAATCCCTTCTTTCGGGGGCTGGGCCGAAGGGCTGCGCTTGCAAGCTGCTTCCAAGCTGCTAGCTCCAGCACTAGGCTCCCAGCCGGGGAGGATGCGGGGATGATGCACAGCTACTGCTCCTGTCACCACCGCCAGCGACTACCCCGACTTTCCGGGGTGCTGGGACTGTTGCTGCTGTTGCTACCACTCGGTGAGTGCGGGAGTTCTGGACTGGGCTTAGTGGCTGGGCGGCACGCCCTCTCCCCAGTCTAGGTATAGGGTGTGTGGGAGCTGAGGCCCATCCTTCCTCAGCCCTGGGAAccaggctggagaggaggtgCGAGGGCTTCAGGGAGAGGATAATACATGTCGGTGGCTTCAGGATGCAAAATGGGTGTGAACTGACAGCAAGTCATGGGGAAAGGACCCCAAAATTCTACATTGCCCATTCTGGTAAAGAGAGACCGAGGCTCTCGTGGGACCCCTAAACCAATTGTGGGACCCCTGAGGCGCTCTCTTAGTGTCTGATCTGGATCCTGACCCTGCCTATCCTGCTCTACCTGGCTGAGAACACCTGTTTTTTTGGAGCTGGGGTGGGATGGCCAAGTGAAGCTTGTCCAACCTGCAGGACAGTTAAGGGAGCCTGTAGCCATGGACCCTGCCCCTCTTCAATGTGTCCTGACTCCTTCACTGGGACCATCCTCACCTGACCTGTGACCCTAGAATCTCAGAGGAAGAGCCAACCCCTTGGGACAAGACACCTTCTTCCCCCCTCTCCACATATCCTGTCTGGGTTGTGCCTAGAGGGGACCCAATGCAGGTGGATCCCCGGATGTGCCCGCTGGTTCCCTTGGGTGCCTCTGTTTCACGCTGAGTCACATCCCTTGAGCACACCCAGGTAAACAAGCCCCTGGGGGCTTGGTGgtaaaggggggaggggcggctCGTCCTATCAAccactctccacccccacccctagtcCTTGTCTCTCCCCTGGCAGCAGCTGCAACGGGCCCAGGGGGCTGTGACACCATATACCAGGGCTTCGCTGAGTGTCTCATCCGCTTGGGGGACAGCATGGGCCTTGGAAGCGAGCTGGAGACTGTCTGTAGGTAAGAGCAGGTGTGAAGACAGCCGCCTAACTGCGGGACCCCCACACCACCCTAAGGCCTGAACCTTTTCCTTCCCATTACAGAAGGCTCTTTGCCCCACCGAATTACCCTAACTCCAAGCCTTTAACAGGGCTTGGAATGACTTCCACGTCTGTGCCTCCCGAGTCCTGTTGCGCTGCCCGGAGGAGGCTGCCACTGTGTGGGAGTCACTACAGCAAGAAGCTCGCCGGGCCCCGCACCCAGATAACTTGCATGCTCTGTGCAGAACCCCTGTGCGTATTAAGGAGCATGGCACAGGCCCTGAGACCAACCAGGAGACGCTGCAGGCAAGAGCATCtgcacccaccccagccccgaTGCCCTCACTGCTGGCGGCTGCACTGGCGCTCACCTGCCTCCTGGGGCCTCTGGCCTAGCCAGTCTGGTGGAGTTGCAGCACCCCTGCCTCCTACCCTGCTCTGGCAGCTGCTGCGGGGTTTGCCGAGTGCCCTTGGCTTTCATTAAAGGTACTTATATTTGTACTAAGCTCCTTCCTTTCTGCTGGCCATAGCCAGCCCCACTTGGTTGGGGCAGAGCCTCCAGAAGCTGATCCCCAGGGGTGGATGGGCGGGGCCCATGGCCGCCACAGGGGACTCAATCTTTCTACTTACAGACACTCATTTCCCAGGGCTGGCTATGCAGAGTTTTCCATTGTGTGCAGGTTCCAGGAGCTATGGTGGTGACCCGAAATCTTCCAGAATGCACAGCCTTCCTCTGTTCTCCTGGGCTGGCATTTctaccccttccttccccccgccccccattctGGCCTCTATGGGCATGTGAGGGGCTGAAGTGTACCACCCCGCCCTAACCCCCCTCGAGCCAGTTCACCCCCATCCTCACATTCATTCCAGCCTCCATATTCCTGGCATCTCTGCTAACTACCACCTTCACCTTCAAGACAGATTAAGtgctctgtcctctccctctctggggtCCTGGTCTACCTGAGGGGAGACTGTTCCAGAAGGTGGGGAGTCCCTGTTTCAGTCTATATTGCGGTGACCTGGAGCTGCAGAAGCTGGGGTCATGATGAGGATTCATCTGGCCTCTGTTGTACCCAAGCTTGTTCTTTGAGAAGAGGTATGCAGTGTGAAGTCAATAATTCCAGAAGACCTTCTGGAAATATGGAAtaagtgtgtggtgtgtgaggAAACCCTGTTCATCCTGGTGGAGAAGAGCAAGAATCTGCACGGGCAGAATCCTGAGGGAAGGAGGAGTCCTCAGGGAGGGTGAGACCCTCTCTCAATCAGTCCTCTACCACCACCTCTAGGACTGTACTCCAAGCCACCACCCCATGACTTGTGTGGGCAGTCCCATGGCTTCACTGACTTttgctctcactccctctgctttattttccttttttttttttttttaatttagaaccGATTCCGATGTTAAAGCTTTTTTCATTGTCTATGAGGCCCTGCATAAACCAGCTCTGCCCACAGGTGGTTCAGTCCACTCCTGCGACTCCCCTCTGTCTGAGCATGGATCAGGGATCTACCTACTCAGTGCTTGGCATCAGGGGAGCCTTCAGGGAAGGCATATGATAGGGGCTGATAGAAGTCAGGatgtgagggggcgcctgggtggcgcagtcgttaagcgtctgccttccgctcagggcgtgatcccagtgttatgggatcgagccccacatcaggctcctctgctatgagcctgcttcttcctttcccactccccctgcttgtgttccccctctcgctagctgtctctatctctgtcaaataaataaataaataaatcttaaaaaaaaaaaaaagaagtcaggatGTGAGACTTACAGGTGGTAGAGGAGAGATGGGGCTGAGTTGGAGAGGGTTTTCAAGAGGAGCCCAAAGGAATCAGGGTAGGAATCTAGGTTGGCAGACTAGGTTTACTCTAAAGCCCATGCTGGGGGGCTACTGCCTACAGGAAGGAATCAGGCCTAATTGAACCCTTGTTTGGCTCCATGGTGACAGGTGCCTTCAGAGACCTCCATCTTCGTGTATAGGGGCCTTACTTCATCCATTCTTTCTGAACACCTTCCCATTCCAGTTAGCTCAGATACCTCAGTCAACTCTCTCTGCCCTACCTTTGCTCCTCTGCTTCATTCACCTGTACTTTTATCTCCACTTCTATTTCCCAACCAGTCTCACATCACCTAAAGGAGAAAGTTCAGGAGAAAATCTCTCCCACATCTGCCCCACTTTGACTACCAGAATTTTCCAGAAGGAAAGGCCAGGCTTTTATCCCTTTgggtcttttatatttttatttttttttaagattttatttatttatttgacagagagagagagcgcgcacaagcagggggagtagcagagggagagggagaagcaggctccactgagcagggagcctgatggggggctcaatcccaggacgctgggatcagacctgagctaaaggcagatgcttaactgactgagccacccaggctccctccctTTGGGTCTTTGTACATTTATTCTCTGTACTCAAAATACCCTTCCCCATATCCTCCTGGTGAACTCCTTTTCTTGATCACTATCACTTCCTTCCTAATCCTGACTCCAGACCTGAATCAGAAGTCTCCTACAGGTCCATACAGCTCCCCAGTTGTCTTCTGTCTCTGGCTTGTTACTGTCTGGGTCTGGGTCAGAGCTCTCCACTGTGGCTTCCCAAAGGTCCCCTTTATGTCTCTAACACCCAGCTTAGGGCTGGGTATAAAGAGTACACTTGTAGAAGCGTGTGGAATCAAAGACAGAATCTCTAAGCCCAGCATAGAAAGTGTTATAGTCAGGAAGAGCTTGGACTGAGAATGACCTCAACATGGAGGATGTATCATTTGCGGCAGCCCCCTTACCTAGCCTGGGCATACTTTGGGAAGGATGATGCTAGGAATCCAGACCCTGAAAGTCTTCTCACAGCCCCTCTTGGTGGGTGGCCAGGAGCAGCCTGCTTCCAGGAGCAGGGACCCAACTGTTTGGCCAGCCATCAGGGGGATTACCATCCTCCTGCTGTGACCTACTTTACCCTGGTTTTTGCTCCCTAAGTTGCTGCTCTTCCCTGGAATTGAGTGACCTGGAGTGTGTGCATGGCGGTGGGGACAGAATCTGCTTTCTGGCCAGGGGCTTAAGAGCTTTGTATGTTTTATCCtagagctggaggagaggggtgggCTGATAGCCAGACTGAGCCCTGGACACATCTGCCCAGGCCAGAGCGTAATGGTGATGGTGTGTCTCAAATTTACAGCTCTGTGGACATGGAATAGCTTATTGCTCAGGGGACAGCCTACGGGCTGAATGTCTTGAACCCAGTCCCTCTGCATCACATACCTCTTCATCTTAGGACCCTGTGTTCTTTGCCAGAATCCATACCAGCATCTGCCAGTAGCAaaggctcaataaatacttgttggattAATTTGCTGAATGTCTGTAAAATTGGGGTGTTGTGTGTGAATTTCTAAGCCCCACCAACCCTAGAATTCATATTACTTTTAACCTTCACAACAACTCTGTGGGGTCAGGATTATGATCCccataaaatataagaaaaatgaggctTAAGGAGGGGAGATGTCTTGCCTAAGGTTACAAAGCTGTGAAAAGTGTCAGAGCTTGGGATATGATCCCAGGTTTGTTTGACCCCAAAGGCATGCCCTTAGTCACTAGGCTTTTGgaagtgatttcttttcttttttctttttttttctttttggaggtgggggagcaatgatttttttttttaagattttatttatttattcgacagagatagagacagccagcaggagagggaacacaagaagggggagtgggagaggaagaagcaggcttatagcggaggagcctgatgtagggcttgatcccataacgccgggatcacaccctgagccgaaggcagacgcttaaccactgtgccacccaggcgccccaggagcaatgatttttaaaggtgttttttaatttttaatattttaaatttaaattcagttaaccaacacacaacacacatcattagtttcagatgtagtgttcaacaatccatcagttgcctataacacccagtgctcatcacatcatgtgccctccttaatgcccatcacctggttacttcattcccccttcccctcacctcccaaagatgttttttaaaataaaaatttttatgaaacccTGCTAATAAAACAGACCATGATGCTTTTTTggtgttaatttatttttaggtttaaaGTATAACATTAGCTTATACAGTCAATTAAAGATAATTTCATGtatgaagtaaaaaatattttaacaaatgaaCAGACAGAAATGAGGTAGATGGAAGGAGGTTACAATGCCCTTATTACCTCCGGCATCTACTCCCCCCCCCTGCAATTTGGGTTTATTGTAAAGTAGTGAGATAATTCTGATCTTATAGAGAAGTTTAATGGTAACAATTCTTTTAAATCTACTTGATTTGCAGTTTCAGAATACACTTAAAttcaataacaataacaaaaatttaaaaaaccgtTACTCCGAAATTAGCCCAAGACTAACTTCGCTTTCACTGATCCTCAAGTTAACCATTTGGAAGTCCACTGTGATGAAGTCTAAATTTAACACTTCTGAGTGCCtcaattattttaattgcagTTAAAAAAACTGATTTGCTAATGTAATTTAAATCGATCCTTTTCGGAGTTCCAGAGGCACTTCCAGAAACCTCTGTTGAAACGCACTACGCCCCCGACTTTGCACTACAGGTCGTCCTTCTGCCCTAACCAGAAATTTGACACTTTCTCTTTACCTTCCCGGTAGGGAAGTCCCTCCCGCTGCCTACCGTGGAGCCACTTTGAGGGTTACTTAGACTTACCCCGGGGAGAAAGTAAGTCCCCGCCCCGAAGGCGTTGATTGGCAGGCCACGCTCGAAGGAGCGATTAAACGCAAAGCCGGTCTCTCCCGAGGCCCGCCCCCTTCCCGCCCCAAGGGCGGCCTGGGTTTGTTTTGGCGTAAAGCGCGCGCTGTGATGACGTCATGACGCTGACGCCTGAggatggcggcggcggcggcggtggcggcggcggcgaccCTGTCCGCGGTCCGGAGAGGGTCAGCACAGCCGCCGAGACGCCGAAGACCCCGCCGTCCGCGTGAGGTGAGGCGGCCCGGCCCAGGGCGACGGCCCGACGGGCGGGAGGGGCTGACGACCTGCGGCCACGGTCGCTTCCTGGCGCCCTGGGCCTATTCCTGCCCAGCCCGGAGCCCTCGGCTGGAGCCCGGTGTGCCGGGGCCTACGGGACTGGGGAGCAGTCCAGGCGATGGCTGCTCGGGATTCCTGGTGTTCGAGGCTGGACGGGCCTCAAAACATGCTGCGGTGCTGGGTAGCCTGTGTCTGGGGCCGCGTGGGCCTGGTGGATGTGGTCAGCTTCCCTGCCTGCTGTTCAGCCAGCCGGCGTCGGTCAGGGTGAACTAAGCAGGTTGTCCTCGCTGCCTTCTCGTGTACGGCACCTACTTCACACCCCTCCTTTGCGACTGAACGCTAGCAGTTGTCGGGGCAGCTGGTCGCTTTCGTGTTCAGGCTGGGAAAAAGCAGGCCTGAGCCTAGCCAGGTTGCCTGCTCTGCAAGCCATCATCCTTCAGCTTATAAGGGGAAGCCCAGCTCCCCACGCTCACTACTCCCTCCACGAAGCTGCTGAAGTGATAATTCCCACCTGAAAATTTGAATAAGTCCTTCACTGCCTGAAACTGGATCCCTGGTGCCTACAGGATGAAATCCAAGCTTCATAGCAAGGCATTCAGGGCTCTTCATAATCTGGTAGAGGCCTAACCGGGAAGTCAACACCTGGGCACTTCTGCCTTCTGTTTACAGTTTGTTGTTAGGGCATGTGAGCCCGCTGTGTTCCGTGTTTTAATACCCTTGTAATTTAGATAGGCATTTTGTAAGACTCTTCTTTACCCCCACGCCAGTCACCAGAATGGAAATTTACATCTGTCCTTTAAAATCCACCttagatttcatttccttttccaagAGAAAAGCTTCCCTTGCTTCACGTGTAACCATTGGCTCCTCTGTACTTTTATTCACGTGACTACTGTTGAGTATATCATGTGTCTCCCGATGGTGGGTCTGGGTCTCTTGTCTGCATATGAGTGTCTGACTCTGTACCTGGCATAAAGTAGGAGCTGAATGGACTGGGACAGTTTGCTGGTTTAAGACTAGGAACAGATTCAGTGTATTACTGAGCCCCTATCAGGGGCCCAGGATCTGACATGTGGACAGCAAATGCGTATCTCCTgtttgcacatgcacacatattcaTGTGGTAGGTGGTGCAGCCTTGTCAACTTTGATGGTCTAAAATCTCTTGGGATAGTTTTTCAATATACAAATTCAAGAATCTCACTCTCTGATACTTGGATTCAGAAGATCGggaatcttggggcgcctgggtggcacagcggttaagcgtctgccttcttcggctcagggcgtgatcccggcgttatgggatcgagccccacatcaggctcctccgctatgagcctgcttcttcctctcccactccccctgcttgtgttccctctctcactggctgtctctatctctgtcgaataaataaataaaatcttaaaaaaaaaaaaaaaagatcgggAATCTGGTAGgaatctgtattttgaaaaaaacaccTCAGGTGACTTTGCTCTGCTTCCTGGTTGAACATCTTTGCCATTGCACTAGGAATCTGTTGTGTCTTCTTTGTCCAGTAGGAAAGGCTAGCTGTGCTGTGTAGTCTCATTGCCCATACTTGGGAAGGCAGTGTGATTTCCTGGTTAGTAgtatgggctttggagtcagaaagacttGGATTCAGTTCTTGTTTGTGAGATCTTGAGGTCCTTTGAGTCTGACTTTGCTCATTCCAAAATAGCAATAATCATGCCTACTGTGTGTGGTTGCACAGAGGAGTGAGAGTGCATACAAGATGCTTAACACAGTTGGAACTCAGGAAATGGAAGGCACTATTATTACTAAGGACTTTTTCCCAGAGAGTGTGTCTTGTCAAAAGGAGATCTCAGGAAGCCTGTTTGCTCTCTAGACTGGGCCTCATGTAGGAAGCTGCCTTCTCTGACTTCCTGGAGGTCATTTCTGTGTATCAAGGAAAGCTCTGACAAAACAGTGCTTCTACTTAGGGCAGTTGCACTTGGTCATTCCTCTGGAAGAGATTTGGAATGCTGATTCACTAGACGTTGGGTTTGCTGCATAAGCACTTTGTCCCCGTCTAATTGCAATTCCTGTGCTTGTTAAGTTGTATAAATGAGCTAAAGGAAGTGCAGCTCTCAGGAAACCTGTTTGCCTCTGACACTGAGCTAGAGTTGCACCTCACCTGGAATGGAATACCCCTGCAGATCCTACTGTCCATAGAATCTGAAATAGATACTGGGGATCTCTGTCAGTCACAGTTCCGAGTTAAATGAGTGAGACTTTGGTTTGGCCTTCTGTCTTACCTTCTAAGTGATAGCATGTTATGTGGGCAATTTTACCCTTCAGAGCTTCCCGACTGTGTGATATGAATGGGCTATAGGTGTGCCAAAGTATTGAAGCCTTAAGCTTCCAGATAGCCCAGAACAGCTGTCCCCCTCAACCCCAGGGTACACAgagaaaaatttgagaaatactgcCCTGGAGGGATGGAAGCAATTCTGCTTgttgagagctagagagagacttatttatttgaactCTTTTTCCTTCCAAGAATCTTACTCAGTGACTATTAAGTGGGTTTGTGTTGGCTAGGTCATCACTGAGCTAATTCTTGGGACAGCCTTCTGTTGCCGTGGTGTCTGATATGCTAAAGTAGAAAAATGTAGTGTGTTCATTTTGTGGGGGAAAATTATCTTTTAGGGTCCCCTTCCAGACTGCCAGTCTTGAAGTGGCTTCACAGGGCATCATAAGAGAGACTCTTGGTGTGGAACCATCTGTGTGTAAGTTCCTTGAGAGCAGAGATTATGGCAGCCTTCTTTTTGTCTGTTACAGCCCTTGGCCGAGTTCCTGGCCCACAGcaggaactcagtaaatatttgtgggtCGAACCTTGGGATTTTGGAAGGAGAACCCCAGGTACATTGCCAGAGTCTGTATTTCTGATGATTGGATGGCCAGTGGGTGGGATGTCTTAGGTGGAGCTAGGGTCATGATaaaatgaggacacagcaaaCGTTTGAACTTTCTGCTTCTCTCAGCCCTAAGGCCGGAGTCTCTGCCCACCAGTTATTACCATGTAAAGCTTGGTACCTAGCTGGAGTCCTTGAGAAGTGGTGTCCCGAgttactatattcttttttttttttttttaacacttgaaataagcatttattttttatttatttttttaaatgtttttttattatattatgttagtcaccatacagta
This genomic window from Ursus arctos isolate Adak ecotype North America unplaced genomic scaffold, UrsArc2.0 scaffold_19, whole genome shotgun sequence contains:
- the NRN1L gene encoding neuritin-like protein, giving the protein MMHSYCSCHHRQRLPRLSGVLGLLLLLLPLGKQAPGGLVVKGGGAARPINHSPPPPLVLVSPLAAAATGPGGCDTIYQGFAECLIRLGDSMGLGSELETVCRAWNDFHVCASRVLLRCPEEAATVWESLQQEARRAPHPDNLHALCRTPVRIKEHGTGPETNQETLQARASAPTPAPMPSLLAAALALTCLLGPLA